In Providencia sneebia DSM 19967, one DNA window encodes the following:
- a CDS encoding TIGR00730 family Rossman fold protein has product MRKINSIAVYCGSSLGSNEIYRQEAIIFAQEMVKRDITLVYGGASVGIMGTIADTILSLGGKVIGVIPSLLEEREISHKNLTELYKVETMHQRKSKMIELADGFVALPGGYGTLEEYSEVFTWSQIGLHKKPCGLFNINDFWQPLIDMTNKMADEGFLHEKYRHMAIVEKSPSILFDRFESYIAPPIKTYD; this is encoded by the coding sequence ATGAGAAAAATTAATAGTATAGCGGTTTATTGTGGTTCGAGTTTAGGTTCGAATGAAATTTATCGTCAGGAAGCAATAATCTTCGCTCAAGAAATGGTTAAACGCGATATTACTTTAGTTTATGGTGGCGCAAGTGTTGGTATTATGGGAACAATTGCAGATACTATTTTATCTTTAGGGGGTAAAGTTATTGGTGTTATTCCATCGCTGTTAGAAGAGCGTGAGATTTCGCATAAAAACTTAACTGAATTATATAAAGTCGAAACAATGCACCAGCGTAAAAGTAAAATGATCGAGCTGGCGGATGGTTTTGTGGCATTACCTGGTGGATACGGAACACTTGAAGAATATAGTGAAGTCTTTACGTGGAGCCAAATTGGGTTACATAAAAAACCGTGTGGGTTATTTAATATTAATGATTTTTGGCAGCCACTTATCGATATGACAAATAAAATGGCAGATGAAGGTTTTCTCCACGAAAAATATCGTCATATGGCTATTGTTGAAAAATCCCCATCTATTTTATTTGATCGTTTTGAAAGTTATATTGCTCCTCCAATCAAAACTTATGATTAA
- a CDS encoding ABC-F family ATPase, which yields MLQTNNITMQFGSKPLFENISVKFGTGNRYGLIGANGAGKSTFMKILGGDLSPTAGNVNTTDPNERIGKLRQDQFAFEEYSVLDTVIMGHVELWDVKQERDRIYALPEMSEEDGYRVADLEVAYGEMDGYSAEARAGELLLGVGIPVEQHYGPMSEVAPGWKLRVLLAQALFSDPDILLLDEPTNNLDIDTIRWLEQVLNDRSCTMIIISHDRHFLNTVCTHMADLDYGELRLFTGNYDEYMIAATQARERLLSDNAKKKAQIAELQSFVSRFSANASKSKQATSRARQIDKIQLDEVKASSRQNPFIRFEQEKKLFRNALELEAVSNGYEQNVLFKNLNLLMEVGEKMAVIGANGIGKTTFLKTLVGELPLKSGTVKWSENSKIGYYAQDHAEEFDVDLTVFDWMSQWKNENDDEQAVRSILGRLLFSQDDIKKKVSVLSGGEQGRMLFGKLMMQQPNILIMDEPTNHLDMESIESLNLALEMYQGTLIFVSHDREFVSSLASRVLEIKENSVVDFKGTYDEYLTSQGVVE from the coding sequence GTGTTACAGACAAACAATATCACTATGCAGTTTGGCAGCAAGCCACTGTTTGAAAATATTTCAGTTAAATTCGGTACAGGAAATCGCTACGGGTTGATCGGTGCAAATGGCGCGGGTAAATCTACGTTTATGAAGATCTTAGGTGGTGATTTATCCCCAACCGCAGGGAATGTGAATACCACTGATCCAAATGAGCGTATTGGTAAACTTCGTCAGGATCAATTTGCTTTTGAAGAGTACAGTGTTCTCGATACTGTCATTATGGGGCATGTTGAGCTGTGGGACGTAAAACAAGAACGCGATCGCATCTATGCACTGCCTGAAATGAGTGAAGAAGATGGATACCGAGTTGCTGATCTTGAAGTCGCCTATGGTGAAATGGATGGCTATAGCGCTGAAGCGCGTGCTGGTGAATTATTATTAGGTGTTGGTATCCCTGTTGAACAGCATTATGGCCCAATGAGTGAAGTTGCGCCTGGTTGGAAATTGCGTGTGCTATTGGCGCAAGCTCTGTTTTCTGACCCAGATATTTTGTTACTTGATGAACCAACCAACAACCTTGATATTGATACTATTCGTTGGCTTGAACAAGTCTTAAATGATCGTAGCTGTACGATGATTATTATTTCCCATGATAGGCACTTCTTAAATACCGTTTGTACACATATGGCTGATTTAGACTATGGTGAATTACGTCTATTTACGGGTAATTATGATGAATATATGATTGCAGCGACTCAAGCAAGAGAACGCCTTCTTTCTGATAATGCTAAGAAAAAAGCGCAAATTGCAGAACTTCAATCTTTTGTTAGTCGTTTTAGTGCAAATGCTTCTAAATCAAAACAAGCGACATCTCGCGCTCGTCAAATAGATAAAATTCAGCTTGATGAAGTAAAAGCATCTAGCCGCCAGAACCCATTTATTCGTTTTGAACAAGAGAAAAAACTTTTCCGTAATGCATTGGAACTTGAAGCTGTCAGCAATGGTTATGAGCAAAACGTATTGTTTAAGAATTTGAATTTGCTGATGGAAGTTGGCGAAAAAATGGCAGTCATTGGTGCTAACGGTATTGGTAAAACCACTTTCTTGAAAACATTAGTGGGTGAATTACCGTTAAAAAGCGGCACAGTGAAATGGTCTGAGAACAGTAAGATTGGTTATTATGCGCAAGATCATGCCGAAGAGTTTGATGTTGACCTTACTGTTTTTGATTGGATGAGCCAATGGAAAAATGAGAATGATGATGAACAAGCGGTACGGAGTATTTTAGGTCGCTTATTATTCTCTCAAGATGATATCAAGAAAAAAGTGTCTGTCTTATCTGGTGGTGAACAAGGTCGCATGTTATTTGGTAAGTTGATGATGCAACAGCCTAATATCTTAATTATGGATGAGCCAACGAACCACTTGGATATGGAATCTATTGAATCATTAAACCTTGCATTAGAAATGTATCAAGGTACTTTGATTTTTGTTTCTCATGACCGCGAATTTGTCAGTTCACTTGCTAGCCGTGTTTTAGAAATCAAAGAAAACAGTGTGGTTGATTTCAAAGGAACTTATGATGAATACCTGACAAGTCAGGGCGTAGTTGAGTAA
- a CDS encoding zinc ribbon domain-containing protein YjdM, which yields MQLPPCPKCHSEYTYTDNDMYICPECAYEWNDAEPVEESDELIVKDANGNLLADGDTVTVIKDLKVKGSSSMLKIGTRVKGIRLVEGDHNIDCKIDGFGQMKLKSEFVKKN from the coding sequence ATGCAACTCCCTCCTTGCCCTAAATGTCATTCTGAATATACCTATACTGATAATGATATGTATATCTGCCCTGAATGTGCGTATGAATGGAATGATGCTGAACCTGTTGAAGAGTCAGATGAATTAATCGTTAAAGATGCAAATGGTAATCTCTTAGCTGATGGCGATACTGTTACTGTCATTAAAGACCTGAAAGTAAAAGGTAGTTCATCAATGTTGAAAATCGGAACTCGCGTAAAAGGGATCCGTTTAGTTGAAGGTGATCATAACATTGATTGTAAAATCGATGGTTTCGGTCAAATGAAACTGAAATCTGAGTTTGTTAAAAAGAACTAA
- the moeB gene encoding molybdopterin-synthase adenylyltransferase MoeB — MIVQELSNEEMLRYNRQIILRGFDFDGQEKLKASKVLIIGLGGLGCAATQYLAAAGVGYLTLVDFDTVSLSNLQRQILHRDNTIGQPKVDSAKNQLVSINPHIHIDTVNAQLDDEQLNQLIINHHVILDCTDNVAIREQLNRLCFQHKKPLVSGAAIRMEGQLSVFTYEENTACYHCLSRLFGDNNLTCVEAGVMAPLVGTIGTLEAMEAIKLLTQYGKVNTGKVLFFDAMTMEFRQFKLAKDPHCEVCSSQ, encoded by the coding sequence ATGATTGTGCAAGAACTGAGTAATGAAGAAATGCTGCGCTATAACCGGCAAATTATCTTGCGCGGCTTTGATTTCGATGGGCAAGAAAAACTAAAGGCCAGCAAAGTGCTGATCATTGGTCTTGGCGGGCTTGGCTGTGCTGCAACACAGTATCTTGCCGCAGCAGGCGTCGGTTACTTAACACTGGTTGATTTTGATACTGTTTCATTATCAAACTTACAGCGGCAAATTTTGCACCGAGATAATACCATCGGGCAGCCAAAGGTCGATTCAGCAAAAAACCAGCTGGTTTCTATCAATCCGCATATTCATATTGATACCGTCAATGCTCAGCTTGATGATGAACAGTTAAATCAACTGATTATTAACCATCACGTTATTTTAGATTGTACGGATAATGTGGCGATTAGAGAACAACTTAACCGACTGTGCTTTCAACATAAAAAGCCGTTAGTTTCTGGCGCCGCTATTCGGATGGAAGGACAGCTATCTGTCTTTACTTATGAAGAAAATACAGCTTGCTACCATTGTTTAAGCCGATTATTTGGTGACAATAATCTCACCTGTGTTGAAGCTGGTGTAATGGCGCCTTTAGTCGGCACTATTGGCACATTAGAAGCCATGGAAGCAATTAAGTTACTCACACAATACGGCAAAGTGAATACAGGCAAAGTTCTCTTTTTTGATGCAATGACAATGGAATTTCGCCAATTCAAATTAGCAAAAGACCCGCATTGCGAAGTCTGCTCTTCACAATAG